One Prosthecobacter vanneervenii genomic window carries:
- a CDS encoding DUF4339 domain-containing protein, which yields MTPSKSLQFFIWQNSQSIGPYTTAVIKLMLQRGRVTTATLAAKEGSDEWKPIQDYSELENRPLCEAAMSVRRHHEEKANASDSEPAAEPEKKEAVEVVPPVTPFTVEVVVEWLQNLAILFAFIAMGVGLVAAAIVGVYGLWFAVSAGATALMLWLISVTAPRKMQ from the coding sequence ATGACGCCGTCCAAATCACTCCAATTTTTCATCTGGCAAAACAGCCAAAGCATCGGCCCCTACACCACGGCAGTCATCAAGCTCATGCTGCAACGTGGGAGGGTGACAACGGCCACTCTCGCTGCCAAAGAAGGCAGCGATGAGTGGAAGCCGATCCAGGATTACTCAGAGCTGGAAAATCGGCCGCTCTGTGAAGCCGCGATGTCTGTGAGGCGGCATCATGAAGAAAAAGCAAACGCGTCAGATTCTGAGCCAGCTGCTGAGCCGGAGAAAAAAGAGGCGGTTGAAGTGGTGCCACCTGTTACCCCCTTCACGGTTGAGGTGGTGGTGGAATGGCTGCAAAACCTTGCGATCCTCTTTGCATTCATCGCTATGGGAGTTGGTCTAGTGGCGGCGGCTATCGTTGGGGTTTACGGCCTGTGGTTTGCGGTTAGTGCAGGCGCAACGGCTCTGATGCTTTGGCTTATTTCCGTCACTGCACCGCGCAAGATGCAGTGA
- a CDS encoding DUF2805 domain-containing protein — protein MKTHLSSEQASFVVRLAWEDRTSFEEIRERTGLVESQVIDLMRRAQSDRGFEQSRKRAEIAGKARKSRVPGHSNGPGQV, from the coding sequence ATGAAGACCCACCTCAGCAGTGAACAAGCCTCTTTCGTCGTCCGCCTCGCATGGGAGGACCGCACGAGTTTTGAAGAGATCCGAGAGCGGACCGGCTTGGTGGAAAGTCAGGTGATCGACCTCATGCGCCGAGCGCAATCTGACAGAGGGTTTGAGCAGAGCCGGAAAAGGGCGGAAATCGCCGGAAAGGCCCGAAAATCAAGGGTTCCAGGGCATTCTAACGGCCCAGGGCAGGTTTGA
- a CDS encoding OB-fold nucleic acid binding domain-containing protein — protein sequence MDWRTYCPISELHHYKNQRVTICGLIIVSRSHLQQDGQPMKFISICDRTGIVECEIFAAAYRAHGLATVRHPVVQVTGDVKPFDNGQGFTLDVWRVAGPRVL from the coding sequence GTGGACTGGCGCACCTACTGCCCGATTTCCGAGCTTCACCACTACAAGAACCAGCGCGTGACTATCTGCGGCCTCATCATCGTCAGCCGCTCCCACCTTCAGCAGGACGGCCAGCCGATGAAGTTCATATCCATCTGTGACCGCACCGGCATCGTGGAATGCGAAATCTTTGCTGCCGCTTACCGCGCTCATGGCCTGGCTACCGTGCGGCATCCTGTGGTGCAGGTGACTGGCGATGTGAAGCCCTTCGATAACGGCCAGGGCTTTACGCTGGATGTGTGGAGGGTGGCGGGGCCGCGTGTGTTGTAA
- a CDS encoding S24 family peptidase: MTRKLTFADRVLLLRREMKLSQSAFAELLHIGRSWMSQLEKGEEPSPMLVGLFEKIEREWAERHQAGHTTEEVASYVTGARGKLRHAREAKGYTPAQMAKRMGYSQVGTYIDIEEGRSQMGEKMARKAAEILDLDVSELMSGSDHPIERGAVVGTFGAVPDIHLPPGMTAKYVPLLAMAQCGPNMAWDDGGYTHQGFLAFNPEDPKAFAVTLAGDSMMPRIEPGDVALIYPSQQPKNGKVVLARLNEDKGGDVLVKVYQANGDTITLSSYNHGAYPPMQFHRGDFAWIYPVAKITKDM, encoded by the coding sequence ATGACCAGAAAATTAACATTTGCCGACAGAGTGCTGTTGTTACGCAGAGAAATGAAGCTCAGTCAGTCCGCATTTGCAGAGTTACTGCACATCGGTAGAAGCTGGATGAGCCAGCTTGAAAAAGGAGAGGAGCCATCCCCAATGCTGGTTGGCCTCTTTGAGAAGATTGAGCGCGAATGGGCAGAGCGGCATCAGGCAGGCCATACGACTGAAGAGGTGGCATCGTATGTGACGGGTGCTCGTGGAAAGCTCCGGCATGCACGCGAAGCTAAGGGGTACACACCAGCTCAAATGGCAAAGCGCATGGGATATAGTCAGGTCGGAACCTACATCGACATTGAAGAGGGGCGGAGCCAGATGGGGGAGAAAATGGCACGCAAAGCAGCAGAAATTCTCGATCTAGACGTATCAGAACTCATGAGCGGTTCAGATCATCCCATCGAACGCGGCGCTGTAGTCGGCACTTTTGGAGCTGTGCCAGACATTCATCTGCCGCCTGGCATGACGGCCAAGTATGTGCCGCTGCTGGCCATGGCGCAGTGCGGCCCCAATATGGCTTGGGATGATGGAGGTTACACGCATCAGGGTTTTCTGGCGTTCAATCCTGAAGATCCCAAGGCATTTGCGGTGACTCTTGCGGGTGACAGCATGATGCCAAGGATAGAGCCTGGAGATGTGGCCTTGATCTATCCCAGCCAGCAGCCCAAGAATGGCAAGGTGGTGCTGGCCAGGCTGAATGAAGACAAGGGTGGTGATGTACTGGTGAAGGTGTACCAAGCCAATGGCGACACGATCACCCTCAGCTCCTACAACCATGGGGCCTATCCACCGATGCAGTTTCACCGTGGTGACTTTGCATGGATCTATCCTGTGGCTAAAATTACAAAAGACATGTGA
- a CDS encoding AAA family ATPase, with product MKTQSPTGKEAAPSAATATRNEQLAARLFALQTRLSLSDDKLGRKLGYQATYVSRYRGYAEGKWQGNLQNFEDAIANFLLKEELMQGDDMQLAEEGFCVKSVFEYLDFIHQNRHIGVGYGPAGKGKTCAAKLYASKNPTCVYLHIWDWTTGRDKLISELCTIARVRCAKGESKAEALVRTFRDSDRLIIIDNAQRLTSRSRKFIMDFFDATRTPIALFGNPEIVRLFEANDQHASRLGRCIDVTDAGGEARSDVDKASVLTLLKAYMPEAANDKGAQSQALEILRAKDGGASRAVKMTLKLAERISKTATSISATDAIRLAKTQLIHQEAA from the coding sequence ATGAAAACACAGAGCCCGACTGGTAAAGAGGCCGCGCCCAGCGCCGCCACTGCCACCCGCAATGAACAGCTCGCAGCGCGTCTTTTCGCGCTGCAAACACGCCTCAGCCTGTCTGATGACAAGCTGGGCCGCAAACTCGGCTACCAGGCCACCTATGTGAGCCGCTATCGCGGCTACGCCGAGGGTAAATGGCAGGGCAACCTGCAAAACTTTGAAGACGCGATCGCCAATTTCCTCCTGAAGGAAGAGCTGATGCAGGGCGATGACATGCAGCTGGCCGAAGAAGGCTTCTGTGTGAAGTCCGTTTTTGAATACCTCGACTTCATCCACCAGAATCGCCACATCGGCGTCGGCTATGGCCCTGCTGGCAAAGGCAAGACCTGCGCAGCCAAGCTTTACGCCTCCAAGAATCCCACCTGCGTGTACCTGCACATCTGGGACTGGACCACGGGGCGCGACAAGCTCATCAGCGAACTCTGCACCATCGCCCGCGTGCGTTGTGCCAAAGGCGAAAGCAAGGCCGAGGCCCTGGTGCGCACCTTTCGCGATTCCGACCGCCTCATCATCATCGACAATGCCCAGCGTCTGACATCGCGTTCCCGCAAGTTCATCATGGACTTCTTCGACGCCACGCGCACACCCATTGCCCTCTTTGGCAATCCTGAAATCGTGCGCCTCTTTGAGGCCAATGACCAGCACGCCAGCCGCCTGGGCCGCTGCATTGATGTCACCGATGCCGGAGGCGAGGCCCGCTCCGATGTGGACAAGGCCAGCGTGCTGACCCTGCTCAAGGCCTACATGCCTGAAGCCGCCAATGACAAAGGCGCACAGAGCCAGGCTCTGGAGATCCTCCGCGCCAAAGACGGCGGAGCCAGCCGCGCCGTGAAGATGACTCTCAAGCTAGCCGAACGCATCAGCAAAACCGCCACGTCCATCTCTGCCACCGACGCCATCCGGCTGGCCAAGACCCAACTCATTCACCAGGAGGCCGCATGA
- a CDS encoding NAD(P)/FAD-dependent oxidoreductase, translating to MPTHEPIIDVLIIGTGVAGLIAAREIRNAGRSVVLLDKGRGLGGRLATRRIGAASFDHGAQFITARDARFEEILKQGKDAGMIREWCQGFSTAADGHTRWRGQPAMTAVAKYLAQGLEARMEKQVVAVRNTGDCYSAETSTGEIYSSRAVLLTPPVPQSLGLLTAGEIALDPEMQKRLEDIQYERCLAVMAVLKGLSSIPPPGGIAPAGGPVSWIADNQLKGISTEPAVTIHANHEFSLQHWDEDRMEVGRLLLDAAEPWLGAEVLSYQVHGWRYSKPIQVDMHPCALLQASPPLVMAGDAFAGPRVEGAALSGMAAAEIVLANLPS from the coding sequence ATGCCGACTCATGAACCTATCATTGATGTGCTGATCATTGGCACAGGTGTTGCAGGCCTAATCGCAGCACGTGAGATAAGAAACGCTGGCCGCAGCGTGGTTTTGCTGGATAAAGGACGCGGTCTTGGTGGCAGGCTGGCCACTCGTCGCATCGGTGCTGCCTCCTTTGATCATGGGGCGCAGTTCATCACCGCCCGAGATGCCCGTTTTGAAGAGATCCTCAAACAGGGCAAGGATGCGGGCATGATAAGGGAATGGTGCCAAGGCTTCTCCACGGCAGCTGACGGGCACACGCGCTGGCGCGGCCAGCCAGCCATGACGGCTGTCGCCAAGTATTTGGCACAGGGCTTGGAAGCACGGATGGAAAAGCAGGTCGTAGCGGTAAGGAACACCGGCGACTGCTACTCTGCTGAGACCAGCACTGGAGAGATTTACTCCTCAAGGGCAGTGCTGCTCACGCCACCGGTGCCACAGTCTCTTGGGCTCCTGACAGCGGGTGAAATCGCCCTTGACCCTGAGATGCAAAAACGTCTTGAAGACATTCAATACGAACGCTGCCTGGCCGTCATGGCCGTGCTCAAAGGCCTTTCGTCAATTCCTCCTCCAGGTGGAATTGCGCCAGCTGGAGGACCGGTTTCATGGATCGCCGACAATCAGCTCAAAGGCATCTCCACGGAGCCAGCGGTCACGATTCATGCCAATCATGAATTCAGTCTCCAGCACTGGGATGAGGATCGCATGGAGGTCGGGCGGCTGCTCCTTGATGCCGCCGAACCGTGGCTGGGCGCCGAGGTGCTGAGCTACCAGGTCCACGGCTGGCGCTACAGCAAGCCCATTCAAGTCGACATGCATCCCTGCGCCCTGTTACAGGCATCTCCGCCCCTTGTGATGGCAGGAGACGCCTTTGCAGGGCCGCGCGTGGAAGGTGCGGCGCTCTCGGGAATGGCCGCAGCAGAGATTGTGCTCGCCAACCTGCCGAGTTGA
- a CDS encoding DNA adenine methylase — translation MNTKPIIRWPGGKTRLLSHLLPLLRPHTIFVEAFAGGAALTLAKEPSKVEVINDINGELVNLYRHAQYHLDALIQEVEFTLNARAELEALIEQPGLTGLQQAARYLLRNRLSFGGSGTSFAVCRKHAQPSRAAVLEKLRDFNARLDKVAVENLSYERLVKNYDSPGTLWFFDPPYTAGDTGMYAVWNHEEMAAFAGVVSGLQGDWIVTVNDAPENRALFKGHEIQAVETPSGAGNRRIRPDATFGEVIIRRRIKRSQTASRKLLAA, via the coding sequence ATGAATACCAAACCCATCATCCGCTGGCCTGGCGGAAAAACCAGGCTGCTCTCGCACCTGCTACCCCTCCTGAGGCCCCACACCATCTTTGTAGAGGCTTTTGCCGGGGGAGCCGCTCTCACCCTCGCCAAGGAGCCGTCAAAGGTAGAAGTCATCAACGACATCAACGGCGAGCTGGTCAACCTCTACCGGCACGCGCAGTATCACCTGGACGCCTTGATCCAGGAGGTTGAGTTCACGCTCAATGCCCGGGCGGAGCTGGAGGCCTTGATTGAGCAGCCTGGTCTGACAGGGCTCCAGCAGGCCGCCCGGTATCTGCTGCGGAACCGGTTGAGCTTTGGCGGCAGCGGCACCTCTTTTGCGGTGTGCCGGAAGCATGCCCAGCCCAGCCGGGCTGCGGTGCTAGAGAAGCTACGGGACTTCAACGCCCGCCTGGACAAGGTAGCCGTGGAAAACCTCTCGTATGAGCGCCTGGTGAAGAACTACGACAGCCCAGGCACGCTCTGGTTCTTTGATCCGCCCTATACCGCTGGGGATACAGGCATGTACGCGGTCTGGAACCACGAGGAAATGGCAGCTTTTGCCGGTGTCGTGTCCGGCCTGCAAGGGGACTGGATTGTGACGGTGAACGATGCACCGGAAAACCGCGCCCTTTTCAAGGGGCATGAGATCCAGGCCGTGGAGACGCCTTCTGGAGCTGGAAACCGGCGCATAAGGCCCGATGCGACCTTTGGTGAAGTGATCATCCGAAGACGCATCAAACGCAGCCAGACAGCCTCTAGGAAGCTCCTGGCCGCGTAG
- a CDS encoding ADP-ribosylglycohydrolase family protein, producing the protein MDPQGRQAERSHHALIIMEKAAESLTGLAMGGFIGDAISMPVHWYYDRSALHHDYGTIRDYTAPKSPHPGSILWRSEYTPINERGNILHDQARYWGQRGIHYHQFLRAGENTLNLQLAKVLMDSLIHSGGYDADDYLTRYIDFMLTPGKHRDTYVEECHRKFFTAYARGTAPRKCAGTDIHIGGLAHVGVLSAYFRGDLEATRKAVREHVSLTHQSPEVLAAADALARMACDLLIGTPLREAILNHGSAWFSQRKALEWSKDPDEVVIGRRVSPACYIAEAFPASLYLAWKYADNFEKGITANANVGGDNCHRGAVIGTLIGGAVGISKMPQRYIDGIDDATRLQWQIETIVTRA; encoded by the coding sequence ATGGACCCGCAAGGCCGCCAAGCCGAGCGCAGTCATCACGCATTGATCATCATGGAAAAGGCTGCGGAATCACTCACCGGCCTCGCCATGGGCGGTTTCATCGGTGATGCCATATCAATGCCTGTGCATTGGTATTACGACCGCTCCGCTTTGCACCATGACTACGGCACCATCCGCGACTACACGGCCCCCAAGTCTCCGCATCCTGGCAGCATTCTCTGGCGCTCTGAATACACCCCGATCAACGAGCGCGGGAACATTCTGCATGATCAAGCGCGGTATTGGGGACAACGTGGCATCCACTATCACCAATTCCTGCGGGCCGGTGAAAACACACTGAACCTCCAGCTTGCCAAGGTCTTGATGGACTCCCTGATTCACAGCGGCGGCTACGATGCGGATGACTACCTTACGCGCTACATCGACTTCATGCTCACGCCCGGGAAGCATCGGGACACTTACGTCGAGGAGTGTCATCGCAAATTCTTCACCGCCTATGCGCGTGGCACTGCACCGCGAAAATGCGCTGGCACAGACATCCACATCGGCGGCCTGGCCCATGTCGGTGTGTTGAGCGCCTATTTCCGGGGCGACCTGGAGGCCACACGTAAAGCCGTTCGTGAGCACGTCAGCCTGACACACCAATCTCCTGAGGTGCTAGCAGCAGCGGACGCCCTGGCGAGGATGGCTTGTGACCTGCTCATTGGCACCCCCCTGCGTGAAGCCATACTCAACCATGGCAGCGCTTGGTTCTCTCAACGCAAAGCACTGGAATGGTCCAAAGATCCCGACGAGGTCGTGATCGGCAGACGTGTCAGCCCGGCTTGCTACATTGCTGAAGCATTCCCCGCATCATTGTATCTGGCATGGAAATATGCCGATAACTTTGAAAAAGGCATCACCGCCAATGCGAATGTGGGTGGTGACAACTGCCATCGTGGAGCGGTGATAGGCACTTTAATTGGCGGAGCTGTGGGCATTTCAAAGATGCCTCAAAGGTACATTGATGGCATCGACGATGCCACCCGCCTCCAATGGCAGATCGAAACCATCGTCACTCGTGCATGA